The genomic interval ACCTCAGGCCCGCTTCAGCGGAGCCCAGGCCAGCAGGAACCGCTTCTCGCCCACGCTCGGGAACCGCACCACGGCCTCTGCCTTGTCTCCCTCTCCGATGATCTCCAGGATTACCCCCTCCCCGAACTTGCCATGCACGACGTCCTCCCCGACCCGCAGCCCGAGCTGCTCCCCGCCCGTGGTGCGCACGGGCGGGGGCGATGCGCGCCGGCCCGCGCCGCCGCCCATGGCCGATTCGACGATCCGGTCGCGGCCCCCTCCAGGGCGGCCGTAGTCGCGGCCCCGGTCGGCCCACCCGCCCGACGTCGACCGCCGGCGGCCACCGCCGGCCAGGGCCAGCAGGTGATCGGGGATCTCCTTCAGGAACCGGCTCTCGGGGTTGTAGTTGGTCTGGCCGAAGAGCTGGCGGCTCCAGGCGTTGGTCAGGGCCAGCCGTTTGCGGGCCCGGGTGATGCCCACGTAACAAAGCCGGCGCTCCTCCTCCAGCTCGGCCGGTTCGGTGAGCGAGCGGGAGTGGGGGAACACGCCGTCCTCCATGCCGATCATGAACACGGCCGGGAACTCGAGGCCCTTGGCCGTGTGCAGGGTCATGAGCACGACCATCGAGTCGTCGTCGGTGAGCTGGTCGCTGTCCGCCACCAGGCTCACACGTTCCAGGAACCCGGCCACGGTGGCATCCTCGCCGGCCTCGGCGGCCGCCTGCTCGTACTCGGTCGCCCCCCCGACCAGCTCAGCCAGGTTCTCCAAACGGCCGTGGCTCTCGATGGTGTCGGCCGCCTCGAGCTCGGCCGCGTAGCCGCTGCGGGCCAGCAGGGTCTCCAGCAGCGAGGCCGGGCCGCCGTCGTGGGCCCGCAGCTCGTCGAGCAGGTTGACGAGCTGGCGGATGCCCCCGAGCGCCTTGCCCGACACGCCCGCCGACTCGGCCTTGAGCAGCGAGTCGGCGAACGTGGCCCCCTGGGCCGCGGCCCACGCTTCCAACCGGCCCACGCTGGTGTCGCCGATCCCCCGCTTGGGCACGTTGAGGACCCGCCGCAGCGAGACCTCGTCGGACGGGTTGGTCAGCACCCGCAGGTAAGCGAGGGCGTCCTTGATCTCCTTGCGGTCGTAGAAGCGGGTGCCGCCGATCACCCGGTAGGGGATGCCGACCCGCACCAGGTGTTCCTCCAGTACCCGGCTCTGGGCGTTGGTGCGGTAGAAGACGGCCATCTCGCCCCACCGCATGGGCTCGCCCTCATGGAGGCGGAACATCTCCTGGGCCACCCATGCGGCCTCGTCGTGCTCGTCCTCGGCGTGGTAGCGCTGGATCAGCTCGCCCCCGACCTGTTCGGTCCACAGGGCC from Actinomycetota bacterium carries:
- the pcrA gene encoding DNA helicase PcrA translates to MPDAQADLLAHLNPVQREAVTHPGGPLLVVAGAGSGKTRVLTNRIAWLVRHEGVSPFEVLAITFTNKAADEMKHRVGRLIGPVAQRMWVSTFHAACVRILRRDAHALGYTSQFTIYDQADAERLTAYVLRDLNLDPKKFPPRSVHGTISAAKNEVVGVDAYHDRARTIFERRIADVYREYQKRLRDANAMDFDDLLVVTVELFRRHPDVLATYQERFRHILVDEYQDTNQAQNEIVVQLARTHRNICVVGDSDQSVYKFRGADIRNILEFEDKFPDATLIVLEQNYRSTQTILDAANSVIANNLLRKPKALWTEQVGGELIQRYHAEDEHDEAAWVAQEMFRLHEGEPMRWGEMAVFYRTNAQSRVLEEHLVRVGIPYRVIGGTRFYDRKEIKDALAYLRVLTNPSDEVSLRRVLNVPKRGIGDTSVGRLEAWAAAQGATFADSLLKAESAGVSGKALGGIRQLVNLLDELRAHDGGPASLLETLLARSGYAAELEAADTIESHGRLENLAELVGGATEYEQAAAEAGEDATVAGFLERVSLVADSDQLTDDDSMVVLMTLHTAKGLEFPAVFMIGMEDGVFPHSRSLTEPAELEEERRLCYVGITRARKRLALTNAWSRQLFGQTNYNPESRFLKEIPDHLLALAGGGRRRSTSGGWADRGRDYGRPGGGRDRIVESAMGGGAGRRASPPPVRTTGGEQLGLRVGEDVVHGKFGEGVILEIIGEGDKAEAVVRFPSVGEKRFLLAWAPLKRA